The Longimicrobium sp. genome includes a region encoding these proteins:
- a CDS encoding DUF6519 domain-containing protein gives MKGDLTRATFRPERHFSSVRQQQGRVLLDADWNEQADIEAYRRHVTAGDLIGPAGGPLHAAAFGYVDAAPLTQAQRTELQGRGVVFPLSGDVLLGPGRYYVDGVLCENEQIVSYLHQPDGAGLSALPAGRHLLYLHVWERHVTWLDDPLLREVALNGPDTATRARVVWQIGALPVAAGTACLAAVPAYDQLVLPPTGTLRARAAAGNTNQGPCVVSDDAGYRRLENQLYRVEVHDGGAVGVATFKWSRDNGAVVTSVKSIAGADVVVGEVGRDALLSFAPGQTVELVDDALELRGVPGTMYEIDEVDVSTGTVRLTQSPGYAVNAALHPKLRRWDGGEAVKVTTGGWIALEQDGVEIRFAAGTYRAGDWWLVPARTTTGDVEWPKDGANQPAERLPAGTQHHYARLGLVDIAGNGSVSGFLDCRSLFPPVTELTTFEYLGGDGQEVMPNFLQPGNSTNLALPLRVGVANGRWPVQGARVVFEVLDGGGQVQGTNPNTAFGAQMASFTTAEGVAEALWRLPSTGAPHRVRATLRDAADQRVGLPIIFGANLSQATQVAYDPRNVCGSGNVPQVNTVQAALDRQTQLCRLFYAGGDGQEAMPGQPLAQPLRVSVANACGPVAGATVTFAADAGGHLGAAIPVAGGAPATLTATTDANGFAQVFWVPANDGTRPSQQCTATLSAAPNSLPLGSPVSVRFTGGLSIAAQVGYTPSSNCNLPQSINNVQAALDQLCAGLGAPPQRIVVQNVTVGATNLRPDVLIPGPTLGLSGIDVVCDQPLDALAGQTWACEVEVLMMDNRYDIWSVRAPLRLQGMVSVSGSTLQWRAHSFLQTFLNQFTNVFFPTQAHLTVRGNFVWGSSPPNAYLDADLFTARVNNLLAAQFPTGDGIRGGNLEMWFWLGTPYVFTFGDIAASGTTVGTVSVTEPAPEGGLTLRLASSDPAVAALPETVFIPEGETRVTFDAKVKPPKSGPLDVQISSTLVEAGDRPIPQLSVTHDVRLQKRRR, from the coding sequence ATGAAAGGCGACCTCACCCGGGCCACCTTCCGCCCGGAGCGCCACTTCTCCAGCGTGCGCCAGCAGCAGGGCCGCGTGCTGCTGGACGCCGACTGGAACGAGCAGGCCGACATCGAGGCGTACCGGCGGCACGTGACGGCGGGCGACCTGATCGGCCCGGCGGGCGGCCCGCTGCACGCCGCCGCGTTCGGCTACGTGGACGCGGCCCCGCTCACGCAGGCGCAGCGCACCGAACTGCAGGGGCGCGGCGTCGTGTTCCCCCTGTCGGGCGACGTGCTGCTGGGCCCCGGCCGCTACTACGTGGACGGCGTCCTGTGCGAGAACGAGCAGATCGTCTCGTACCTGCACCAGCCCGACGGCGCGGGGCTGTCCGCGCTCCCCGCCGGGCGCCACCTGCTGTACCTGCACGTGTGGGAGCGGCACGTGACCTGGCTCGACGACCCGCTCCTGCGCGAGGTGGCGCTGAACGGCCCCGACACCGCCACCCGCGCCCGCGTGGTCTGGCAGATCGGCGCGCTTCCCGTGGCCGCCGGCACCGCGTGCCTGGCGGCGGTCCCCGCGTACGACCAGCTGGTCCTGCCGCCCACGGGAACGCTGCGGGCCCGCGCGGCGGCGGGGAACACCAACCAGGGCCCCTGCGTGGTCTCGGACGACGCGGGGTACCGGCGGCTGGAGAACCAGCTCTACCGCGTGGAGGTGCACGACGGCGGCGCGGTGGGCGTGGCCACCTTCAAGTGGTCGCGCGACAACGGCGCGGTGGTCACCTCGGTGAAGTCCATCGCCGGCGCCGACGTGGTGGTGGGCGAGGTGGGGCGCGACGCGCTCCTCTCCTTCGCTCCGGGGCAGACGGTGGAGCTGGTCGACGACGCGCTGGAGCTGCGCGGCGTCCCGGGGACGATGTACGAGATCGACGAGGTCGACGTCTCCACCGGCACCGTCCGCCTCACCCAGTCGCCGGGGTACGCGGTGAACGCCGCGCTCCATCCCAAGCTGCGCAGGTGGGATGGCGGCGAGGCGGTGAAGGTCACCACGGGGGGATGGATCGCGCTGGAGCAGGACGGGGTGGAGATCCGCTTCGCCGCCGGCACCTACCGCGCGGGCGACTGGTGGCTGGTTCCCGCACGGACCACGACGGGCGACGTGGAGTGGCCGAAGGACGGGGCCAACCAGCCCGCCGAGCGCCTCCCCGCGGGAACGCAGCACCACTACGCGCGGCTGGGGCTGGTGGACATCGCGGGGAACGGGAGCGTGTCCGGCTTCCTCGACTGCCGCTCGCTCTTCCCGCCCGTGACGGAGCTGACGACGTTCGAGTATCTGGGGGGCGACGGGCAGGAGGTGATGCCCAACTTCCTGCAGCCGGGGAACTCCACCAACCTCGCCCTCCCGCTGCGCGTCGGTGTGGCCAACGGGAGGTGGCCGGTGCAGGGCGCGCGCGTGGTGTTCGAGGTGCTGGACGGCGGCGGGCAGGTGCAGGGGACCAACCCGAACACCGCCTTCGGGGCGCAGATGGCGTCGTTCACCACGGCCGAAGGGGTGGCCGAGGCGCTCTGGCGGCTCCCGTCCACCGGCGCGCCGCACCGGGTGCGGGCCACGCTGCGCGACGCGGCCGATCAGCGGGTGGGGCTGCCGATCATCTTCGGCGCCAACCTGAGCCAGGCCACGCAGGTGGCCTACGACCCGCGCAACGTCTGCGGCAGCGGCAACGTGCCGCAGGTGAACACGGTGCAGGCGGCGCTGGACCGGCAGACGCAGCTCTGCCGCCTCTTCTACGCCGGCGGCGACGGGCAGGAGGCCATGCCCGGGCAGCCGCTCGCCCAGCCGCTGCGCGTCTCCGTGGCCAACGCCTGCGGGCCGGTGGCGGGCGCGACCGTCACCTTCGCGGCGGATGCGGGCGGGCATCTGGGCGCGGCCATTCCCGTGGCGGGGGGCGCGCCCGCGACGCTCACCGCGACCACCGACGCGAACGGCTTCGCGCAGGTGTTCTGGGTGCCGGCGAACGACGGGACCAGGCCGTCGCAGCAGTGCACGGCCACGCTGTCGGCCGCGCCGAACAGCCTGCCGCTGGGCTCGCCGGTGTCGGTGCGCTTCACCGGGGGGCTGAGCATCGCCGCGCAGGTGGGCTACACGCCGTCCAGCAACTGCAACCTGCCGCAGAGCATCAACAACGTGCAGGCGGCGCTGGACCAGCTCTGCGCCGGGCTGGGGGCGCCGCCGCAGCGCATCGTGGTGCAGAACGTGACGGTCGGCGCCACCAACCTGCGCCCCGACGTGCTGATTCCGGGGCCGACGCTCGGGCTCTCGGGGATCGACGTCGTCTGCGACCAGCCGCTCGACGCGCTGGCCGGCCAGACCTGGGCGTGCGAGGTGGAGGTCCTGATGATGGACAACCGCTACGACATCTGGTCCGTGCGCGCGCCGCTGAGGCTGCAGGGCATGGTGTCCGTGTCGGGAAGCACCCTGCAGTGGCGCGCGCACTCGTTCCTGCAGACGTTCCTCAACCAGTTCACGAACGTGTTCTTCCCCACGCAGGCGCATCTCACCGTCCGGGGCAACTTCGTGTGGGGCAGCAGCCCCCCCAACGCGTACCTCGACGCCGATCTTTTCACCGCGCGGGTGAACAACCTCCTGGCCGCACAGTTCCCCACCGGCGACGGCATCCGCGGCGGGAACCTGGAGATGTGGTTCTGGCTGGGCACGCCGTACGTCTTCACCTTCGGCGATATCGCGGCGTCGGGCACCACCGTGGGCACCGTGTCGGTCACGGAGCCCGCGCCGGAGGGCGGACTGACCCTCCGGCTGGCCAGCAGCGACCCGGCGGTGGCCGCGCTCCCCGAGACGGTGTTCATCCCCGAGGGCGAGACCCGGGTCACCTTCGACGCCAAGGTCAAGCCGCCCAAGTCCGGCCCGCTGGACGTGCAGATTTCGTCCACGCTGGTGGAGGCGGGGGACCGGCCCATCCCGCAGCTGTCGGTCACGCACGACGTGCGGCTGCAGAAGCGCCGCCGGTAG
- a CDS encoding L,D-transpeptidase yields MHPKWFAIAALAAALAPGAARAQGAPRDTGLIISSVEAAARAPVTRWKNFSLIVDLSDRKLYLISDGEVVRTFPVAVGQEGYATPPGSYHIQHIIWNPSWRPPASDWARDRHVEPPGAISNPMGRVKLFFREPDLYIHGTYLPSSLGNARSHGCIRLRNIDAVELARIVMVNGGTNRDQAWYDETVEKADTTREVQLARPVPLRVRQ; encoded by the coding sequence ATGCACCCAAAGTGGTTCGCAATCGCGGCGCTGGCCGCGGCGCTGGCGCCGGGCGCGGCGCGCGCGCAGGGCGCCCCGCGCGACACGGGGCTGATCATCTCCTCGGTCGAGGCCGCGGCGCGGGCGCCGGTCACGCGCTGGAAGAACTTCTCCCTCATCGTGGACCTGTCCGACCGCAAGCTGTACCTGATCAGCGACGGCGAGGTGGTGCGCACCTTCCCGGTCGCGGTGGGGCAGGAGGGGTACGCCACGCCGCCGGGGAGCTACCACATCCAGCACATCATCTGGAACCCGTCGTGGCGGCCGCCGGCGTCGGACTGGGCGCGCGACCGGCACGTCGAGCCGCCCGGCGCCATCAGCAACCCCATGGGGCGGGTGAAGCTCTTCTTCCGCGAGCCCGACCTGTACATCCACGGCACCTACCTTCCCAGCTCGCTGGGGAACGCGCGGTCGCACGGGTGCATCCGCCTGCGCAACATCGACGCGGTGGAGCTGGCCAGGATCGTGATGGTGAACGGCGGCACCAACCGCGACCAGGCCTGGTACGACGAGACCGTCGAGAAGGCCGACACCACGCGCGAGGTGCAGCTGGCGCGGCCCGTGCCCCTGCGCGTGCGGCAGTAG
- a CDS encoding RNA polymerase sigma factor, which translates to MHADLTDPELIGLARAGDERAFRELVERHESAVAATVIGMLGPGDDADDVGQETFIRFYRALGDFRGEAAVRTYLRRIAMNLSLNALKRRRRFAFRFPSRDREPLPEPAVEGGVEVESREAQARVRAAIDRLGPKHRPVVVLRMIEGCSTRETAEVLGVPEGTVLSRLSRAMEQLAAELRSYATGADEIQEGRR; encoded by the coding sequence ATGCACGCCGACCTCACCGACCCGGAGCTGATCGGCCTGGCGCGCGCGGGCGACGAGCGCGCGTTCCGCGAGCTGGTCGAGCGCCACGAGTCCGCCGTGGCCGCCACCGTCATCGGCATGCTGGGCCCCGGCGACGACGCCGACGACGTGGGGCAGGAGACGTTCATCCGCTTCTACCGGGCGCTGGGCGACTTCCGCGGTGAGGCGGCGGTGCGCACGTACCTGCGGCGCATCGCCATGAACCTGTCGCTGAACGCGCTGAAGCGCCGCCGCCGCTTCGCCTTCCGCTTCCCCAGCCGCGACCGCGAGCCGCTCCCCGAACCGGCGGTGGAGGGCGGCGTGGAGGTGGAGTCGCGCGAGGCGCAGGCCCGCGTGCGCGCGGCCATCGACCGGCTGGGGCCGAAGCACCGGCCGGTGGTGGTGCTGCGGATGATCGAGGGGTGCTCCACGCGCGAGACGGCCGAGGTGCTGGGGGTGCCCGAGGGCACCGTCCTCTCCCGCCTTTCGCGCGCGATGGAGCAGCTGGCGGCCGAGCTCCGGTCCTACGCGACCGGCGCGGACGAGATTCAGGAGGGAAGACGATGA